Sequence from the Gemmatimonadota bacterium genome:
TGAAGTTGTAGCCCATAGGCGTTCCCTGATAGGGATAAAGCAACGCCTCACCACCGCTATACCGCTCGTAGCGGAATCCCGCATTGATGATCAACCCCTCAAACTCCATCTTGTCCTGCACATAAGCGTGGAGTTCGGTGGGCGTAATTCCCACGCCGGGTTCATATCGCTTGCCCCAGTAAATCATCCACCGGGTGCGCCCATCCACATTTTCGAAGGTCTCGGTCTTCCAGTTGTTGTAGCGATAAAACGTAAAACCACCCTTCAGGAAGTGCGTGCGGGTCACCTGACTGGCCAGATCAAACCGGAGTGCCAGCTTGTTCTGCTGCCCGACGCGCAGATCCCGCACCTGCCCGGGATCGGTATAAAACCACCCGTCATTATCCAGAGATGGATTTATCGTCACGCTTGGAATGTCAATCGTGTCCTGCTTGCTGGCAATATACGACAGCCGAACCTCGTAGAACGTCTTTGCCGATAGGGTGTGGATACTGGACATATAGAACATATTGTCCGTCACCTGCCACTCCCCACCGAGTCTTCCGCGTTCATCGAGGAAAATCGCCCTGGAATTAAAGCTGTCTGCATAGCGACCTTTGCGGCTGGAATACAGCCCACCTGCACGGAGCTTGATATCCGGTGTGGCACTATAGGTTAATTTATAGCTCACATCCGCGTTAAATGGCTCGCGCTCAGTCGGCTGGGGCAGGTTCCGCGGCTGAACATCGTGCTTTGTGGTGGCAAAGAACGACAGATCGCGGTTAATAGGTCCCGAAAGGGACGCCTCTAAAAAATGCCCTCGCACATCGGTATAATCGCTCGAAGGCCGCTGATGCACCTTCCGGCCATTGGCCGTTTCATTTGCCCATTCAGTATCGCCGTACTTCAGCCGGCCCTGATGCACGAAGCTCTCATAAGCATTATTGCCCCAGTGCTTCTGTTGTGCTGGCGAATACCGATAGTGAAACTGTCCGTGGTAGTCCCGACCGCCATCTTTGGTCACAATCTGGATGGAACCGGTATTGCCGTATTCGGCATTCAATCCGCCAGCCAACACAGTAATCTCTGAAATCGCCGACGTATTGACATCGCCGGTCCAGTTCTGCGTGCTCCCGCGGGTGCCCGTTCCGCGCCGACCATCCGAGTGCGTCATACGCACACCATCTACCGTATATTCAGCCAACTCGCCGCCATCACCGCCCAAAAAGGCATTGCGGATCCGATTTGTGCCGTCGATGTTGACACCCGCTTCCAGTTCGATAAATGAATCCAGATCGCGCACAATGGGCAGCACCGCAATATCTTCGGCTGTCACCACATAACGGCTCTCCGTCACATCTGCCTCTACCGGAGGCCGCTCTGCAATCACGGTCAACTCACCCAACTCCAGAGCCGCTTCATTGAGCGAGAAGTCAACTGTCGTCGTCAGATCCGATGCAACCCGCACACCGGACTTGGTCTCACCCGTGTACCCGACCATCGACGCCTTCACCGTGTAGCTCCCCGGGTCAACTGACAGGACAAAATAATACCCCTCTGCATCGGTGGTTGCCCCACGGGTCGTCCCCTCCACCTGCACGTTGGCACCCGGCAGAGCCTCTCCAGCCTTATCGACGATACGACCAGTAATTTTTCCCGTTGTCGCCGCCTCGACCAGGCTGATAAAACCGAGGGCAAAAATCGCAACGAGAACAAAACCCAGACATTTTCTATACATCGAAAAGCCTCCTTAGTGAAAATTACCAATAATATTTAATTCCACCTGCCAGATCTATCGCCTGCATAGGGAACACTTTTTCCAGCCCCCAGTCCTCCAGGGGACGGAGTTCGCCCATAATCACATTGTACCGCAAGCGAAGATCGATCACAAATTGTTCGGACCCCGCGATGCTGATCCCACCTCCAATAGAGAAGGTCAGCGCCGCCACCTTGTCGTTGAAGGCGGGGGTCATAATGCTGGTATCCAGGGACGTTCCCGACTGCCCGGGAAAAATCAACCCCGACACCTCGTTCGAGAATCCGAAAAATCCGACGCCGCCCATTATAT
This genomic interval carries:
- a CDS encoding TonB-dependent receptor, which produces MYRKCLGFVLVAIFALGFISLVEAATTGKITGRIVDKAGEALPGANVQVEGTTRGATTDAEGYYFVLSVDPGSYTVKASMVGYTGETKSGVRVASDLTTTVDFSLNEAALELGELTVIAERPPVEADVTESRYVVTAEDIAVLPIVRDLDSFIELEAGVNIDGTNRIRNAFLGGDGGELAEYTVDGVRMTHSDGRRGTGTRGSTQNWTGDVNTSAISEITVLAGGLNAEYGNTGSIQIVTKDGGRDYHGQFHYRYSPAQQKHWGNNAYESFVHQGRLKYGDTEWANETANGRKVHQRPSSDYTDVRGHFLEASLSGPINRDLSFFATTKHDVQPRNLPQPTEREPFNADVSYKLTYSATPDIKLRAGGLYSSRKGRYADSFNSRAIFLDERGRLGGEWQVTDNMFYMSSIHTLSAKTFYEVRLSYIASKQDTIDIPSVTINPSLDNDGWFYTDPGQVRDLRVGQQNKLALRFDLASQVTRTHFLKGGFTFYRYNNWKTETFENVDGRTRWMIYWGKRYEPGVGITPTELHAYVQDKMEFEGLIINAGFRYERYSGGEALLYPYQGTPMGYNFTRFREHAQYGNMQPMNWFMPRVGISHPITAKSKIHFFYGKFHTRPDFRRIYQQNWQSTGPHSIDRNNDGVISPQEENNALDRNDSFGAGFVIDEFFSLQHSQVSTAFELGTEWNFISDYSFQGTAYYRITNGFLSVNGAVFRDPQQGGKAKTRSQGPRGHTTTRGIELALKKGLKHNFSFKAALNFGWGERLTIGGTKRGNMGASIYPDASYIADPNRYWVSHTIDPNTGAEIPDPPTGAKLEELKAKAQAVVDQGLAGEFGVGAMYATNDGKFYPLWEQSGLSSEEQAALRGLYAFSTTGWSVEGGRSDATRTNGSLVLIYASPPDFGPGEMFWGSKLFGDVRVNMIYRIFTGRIFDFQDPKTSLNLKKEGPTISTVDFSFQKGFNIRGIRPLLYVEIENLFNFKGSPSTSADYVRWGLLEAQPTDPLFVQFGGDANELSRFTRTNPRLVFTGLRLTW